Proteins encoded together in one uncultured Sphaerochaeta sp. window:
- a CDS encoding HNH endonuclease signature motif containing protein encodes MAVQLSNRISQKLITHLAIGSHYVLQDIADLMEMNIVATMRKGVLSRTGENAIVLLINLKKESYATPYVDHIDNDVLYWEGQLKQRFVENRMNTGEYEIFVFVRDRVKTPYTYYGRAIPIASQYFAPGKPCKTKFSLYEYASAFNHRDKEESLDQEHPYGIDQGVIPTTRIGTTIQRTVQHTYRKQALELWNNSCAVLGVEKPKILVASHIKPWRVADDHERIDPKNALILSPLYDKLFDLGMISFDPSSGSIQLSGQLDDNDYDRLGIDDSKHLSMIPEGTEKYLSYHNKYVYNFSPLLETEIEMLTY; translated from the coding sequence ATGGCAGTGCAGCTCTCAAACCGAATTTCCCAGAAATTGATAACCCACCTGGCAATCGGAAGTCATTATGTGCTCCAAGACATTGCTGATCTGATGGAAATGAACATTGTAGCAACAATGCGTAAGGGCGTGCTTTCAAGAACTGGTGAAAACGCTATTGTGTTGTTGATCAACTTGAAGAAAGAGAGCTATGCCACCCCGTATGTTGACCATATCGACAACGATGTTCTCTACTGGGAAGGCCAGCTTAAGCAACGGTTTGTCGAGAATCGGATGAATACCGGAGAATACGAAATATTCGTATTTGTCAGAGATCGGGTAAAAACACCCTACACCTACTATGGTCGTGCTATTCCCATCGCAAGTCAATATTTTGCTCCGGGCAAACCTTGTAAAACAAAGTTTAGCCTGTATGAATACGCCTCAGCTTTCAATCACCGAGATAAGGAAGAATCATTAGATCAGGAACATCCTTATGGCATTGATCAGGGAGTTATTCCTACCACACGTATCGGAACAACCATCCAGAGAACAGTGCAGCATACCTATCGCAAACAAGCACTTGAACTCTGGAATAACAGCTGTGCTGTACTAGGCGTAGAAAAACCAAAGATCTTGGTAGCAAGTCATATCAAACCATGGAGAGTTGCAGATGACCATGAGCGAATTGACCCCAAGAATGCCCTCATACTCTCACCGCTTTACGACAAACTCTTCGACTTAGGAATGATTTCATTCGATCCCTCCAGTGGATCCATACAACTCTCAGGTCAACTTGATGACAACGATTATGACCGCCTCGGCATTGATGACTCAAAGCACCTAAGCATGATTCCTGAAGGAACAGAGAAATATCTAAGCTATCATAACAAATATGTGTATAACTTCTCTCCACTCTTGGAAACAGAGATTGAAATGCTTACCTATTAG
- a CDS encoding D-lyxose/D-mannose family sugar isomerase, whose product MISREIYEEAVKRTLMFFEKAGIVLTDEEKGNVEVADFGLNDLEHTGLELVTYLNTDRVCAKELVLFPHQRCPEHRHPAFGSYIGKEETFRCRWGEVYLYVDGKPTENIKAIEKAGVYTVFHEIVLRPGEQYTLNPNTKHWFEAGCEGAVVSEFSTPSYDEKDIFTDPRIERTPQVE is encoded by the coding sequence ATGATCAGCAGAGAGATATATGAAGAGGCAGTGAAGCGGACGCTTATGTTCTTTGAGAAGGCTGGGATCGTCCTCACCGATGAAGAGAAAGGGAATGTTGAGGTCGCAGATTTCGGCCTCAACGACCTGGAGCATACCGGTCTTGAGTTGGTTACCTACCTCAATACAGATCGTGTATGTGCAAAGGAGCTGGTGCTATTTCCCCACCAGAGGTGTCCAGAGCATCGCCATCCGGCATTTGGGTCGTACATCGGCAAGGAAGAGACCTTCCGCTGCCGATGGGGAGAGGTCTATCTCTATGTAGACGGGAAGCCCACCGAGAACATAAAAGCCATAGAGAAAGCAGGGGTCTATACTGTCTTCCATGAGATCGTACTACGCCCAGGCGAGCAATATACCCTGAACCCCAATACCAAGCATTGGTTCGAGGCAGGATGTGAAGGTGCAGTGGTTTCTGAGTTTTCCACCCCCAGTTATGATGAGAAGGATATCTTCACCGACCCAAGAATCGAAAGAACTCCTCAAGTCGAGTAA
- a CDS encoding carbohydrate ABC transporter permease yields MIKKTTPTAKIISYIFLIVLAYIMIYPLLWMIGAAFKTNEEMFGTIGLLPKNPVFGAFAAGWTGTGQYGFSTFLSNTFLMVIPTVIFTVISATLVGYGFARFNFPLKKLLFFIMIATLMLPATVIIIPRYIFFKKLGWLDTYLPFIVPAMLGSFPFFNFMMVQFFRGLPIEIDESGKLDGCNSFVILKDLLLPLCKSAIFSVIVFQFVWTWNDFFNVLIYISSVAKYPVALGLRMTMDISTEFDWNQIMAMSLISILPPVILFFAAQKYFVEGIATTGMKT; encoded by the coding sequence ATGATCAAGAAAACAACGCCTACCGCAAAAATTATCTCCTATATCTTCTTGATCGTCCTTGCCTATATCATGATCTACCCGTTGCTCTGGATGATCGGGGCAGCGTTCAAGACCAATGAGGAGATGTTTGGAACCATTGGATTGCTTCCCAAGAACCCTGTCTTCGGTGCCTTTGCAGCCGGCTGGACGGGAACGGGCCAGTATGGGTTCTCAACCTTCCTGTCCAATACCTTCCTGATGGTAATCCCAACGGTCATATTCACCGTTATCAGTGCAACATTGGTTGGTTATGGGTTTGCCAGGTTCAACTTTCCACTTAAGAAGCTCTTGTTCTTCATCATGATTGCAACCTTGATGCTTCCTGCAACGGTTATTATCATTCCCCGGTATATCTTCTTCAAGAAGCTTGGCTGGCTCGATACCTACCTGCCGTTCATCGTTCCAGCGATGCTTGGAAGCTTTCCCTTCTTCAATTTCATGATGGTGCAGTTCTTCAGGGGCTTGCCTATAGAGATTGATGAGTCAGGGAAGCTGGATGGGTGCAACAGTTTTGTCATTCTCAAGGATCTGTTGTTGCCGCTGTGCAAGTCAGCCATTTTCTCAGTCATCGTTTTCCAGTTTGTCTGGACGTGGAATGACTTCTTCAATGTCTTGATCTATATCAGTAGTGTGGCCAAGTATCCTGTGGCGTTGGGCCTGAGGATGACCATGGACATTTCAACTGAGTTTGATTGGAACCAGATCATGGCGATGAGCCTGATCTCCATACTCCCTCCGGTGATTCTCTTCTTCGCTGCACAGAAATACTTCGTTGAGGGAATTGCTACCACTGGAATGAAGACCTGA
- a CDS encoding EAL domain-containing protein — protein MAMYVVCRSVMVQVGVLVVGVSGEETTTIEKSLNTAEIWFVSTEAEAVACVQAHPSIRIALLDFSSSVSLLQTLSHYPIHSIVLTSDNTMEERKALALGASDCLQRPYSPELLNIRVGLLAKCLMGEEENVLFDSLLWQAPVGIAVYSRTNATHVEMVKANAILLDIMGRTKEELMTIDWKLLTHPEDLEKELVKYAQFSNHEISGYEIEKRFIKPDGSLVWVNMTVSRLYVNQPEAEDYLGIIKDITEQKELEASLRERERIIHSYFSQLPGMAYRCAFDEHWTMQFVSSGCKELTGYLPEELVGNKVISFNEMIAPIHRDNVREEWESIINGETPFIQEYEIITKDGDKRWVFDTGRGIQDDQGAFVAIEGMLFDISERKRQELILNYYHNHDEWTDLPNRRFLVSFLEEEQKKRGNALLAVNLTAVHALSVAHGFLYSRNLVKQVAMKLQALSDSEHVLFSSYEYQMIFFIKAPVDFAALLSFGMMVSKKVASLLREERVGWGIGLIELSEAPVEEILTNLLVASEQALSDFDTGHEVCVFDEAMQQAMRRRTTIERELAELIKNPVSSSLSLQFQPIWDVKTQTISGFEALSRMKSPSLGSVSPTEFIEIAEKAKLIVPLGKIIIDKALRFLSLIEKEGFPGVGVSINISAIQLMNKDFLPSLMKAVEHHRVDTENITLEVTESVFISKFQEVNDLFLLLQQLGMSIAIDDFGTGYSTLSRERELNVNCLKIDKAFIDKLEVLQEKEAITAEIISLAHKLGHTVIAEGVEHENQYNYLKKYQCDKIQGFLFSKPLDIPDALALLKQTNRT, from the coding sequence ATGGCTATGTATGTTGTATGCAGGAGCGTAATGGTGCAGGTTGGTGTGTTGGTTGTTGGTGTTTCTGGGGAAGAAACTACAACAATTGAGAAGAGTCTTAACACAGCTGAAATTTGGTTTGTCTCTACTGAGGCAGAAGCTGTTGCATGTGTCCAAGCTCACCCCTCAATTCGAATTGCTCTTCTTGATTTCTCTTCCAGTGTTTCTCTATTGCAAACACTTTCTCATTATCCAATACATAGTATCGTTCTCACCAGCGACAATACGATGGAAGAACGTAAAGCCCTTGCCTTGGGTGCTTCGGACTGTCTACAGAGGCCATACTCTCCTGAGCTGCTGAACATCCGCGTGGGGCTACTTGCCAAGTGCCTCATGGGTGAAGAGGAAAACGTCTTGTTTGACAGTTTGCTCTGGCAGGCTCCTGTAGGTATAGCCGTATACAGTAGGACTAATGCAACTCACGTGGAAATGGTCAAGGCCAATGCAATTCTTTTGGATATCATGGGACGTACCAAAGAAGAGCTCATGACCATCGACTGGAAACTACTTACCCATCCTGAGGATTTGGAGAAGGAGCTGGTCAAGTATGCACAATTTTCCAACCATGAGATCTCCGGATATGAGATTGAGAAACGGTTCATCAAACCTGATGGGTCTCTGGTTTGGGTGAACATGACTGTATCGAGGTTATACGTTAACCAACCTGAAGCTGAAGACTATCTTGGGATTATCAAGGATATTACTGAACAGAAAGAGCTCGAGGCTTCACTGCGGGAGAGAGAGCGGATCATCCATTCCTACTTCTCCCAATTACCGGGAATGGCTTATCGGTGTGCATTTGACGAGCACTGGACCATGCAGTTTGTCTCTTCAGGGTGTAAGGAGCTAACTGGCTACTTACCTGAAGAACTGGTAGGAAACAAGGTTATTTCCTTCAATGAAATGATTGCTCCTATCCATCGTGATAACGTAAGAGAGGAATGGGAATCGATTATTAATGGAGAGACTCCCTTTATCCAAGAGTATGAGATTATTACCAAGGATGGGGATAAGAGATGGGTATTTGACACCGGGCGAGGGATTCAGGATGATCAGGGGGCGTTTGTCGCAATTGAGGGTATGCTTTTTGATATCTCTGAGAGAAAAAGACAAGAACTCATCCTCAACTATTACCATAACCATGATGAGTGGACTGATCTTCCCAACAGAAGGTTCTTGGTCTCTTTTTTGGAGGAAGAACAGAAGAAGCGAGGAAATGCATTACTTGCAGTCAACTTGACTGCGGTTCATGCATTGAGTGTAGCCCATGGGTTTCTCTATAGCAGGAATCTGGTGAAGCAAGTAGCAATGAAACTCCAGGCACTCAGTGATTCAGAGCATGTGTTGTTCAGTTCCTATGAGTATCAGATGATATTCTTCATCAAAGCCCCTGTTGATTTTGCTGCGTTGCTTTCTTTTGGCATGATGGTCTCCAAGAAGGTTGCTTCCTTGCTCCGAGAGGAACGGGTAGGTTGGGGTATTGGGTTGATAGAGCTTTCTGAGGCTCCTGTAGAGGAGATCCTGACCAACCTCCTGGTTGCCTCCGAACAAGCGTTGTCTGATTTTGATACGGGTCATGAGGTTTGTGTTTTTGATGAGGCGATGCAGCAGGCAATGAGAAGGCGTACAACCATCGAGAGAGAACTCGCTGAGCTGATCAAGAATCCAGTCTCTTCCTCCCTCTCCCTTCAGTTCCAGCCGATTTGGGATGTGAAGACTCAGACAATTTCTGGCTTTGAGGCTCTCTCCAGGATGAAGAGTCCCAGTTTGGGTAGCGTCTCTCCTACTGAGTTCATTGAGATTGCAGAGAAGGCCAAGCTTATTGTCCCCCTTGGCAAGATCATTATAGACAAGGCATTGAGATTCCTGTCTCTGATAGAGAAAGAGGGTTTTCCAGGTGTTGGGGTTTCAATCAATATTTCTGCGATTCAGTTGATGAATAAGGACTTTTTGCCTTCCCTGATGAAGGCTGTTGAACACCATAGAGTAGATACTGAGAATATTACTTTGGAAGTGACTGAGTCAGTGTTTATTTCCAAGTTCCAGGAAGTGAATGACTTATTCTTGCTCCTACAGCAGCTGGGGATGTCAATCGCAATCGATGATTTTGGCACTGGCTATTCAACGTTGTCCCGAGAGCGGGAGCTGAATGTGAATTGCCTGAAGATAGATAAAGCGTTTATAGACAAGCTTGAGGTACTGCAAGAGAAGGAAGCAATTACTGCAGAAATCATTTCATTGGCCCATAAGCTGGGGCATACAGTTATTGCCGAGGGTGTTGAGCATGAGAATCAGTATAACTACTTGAAGAAGTATCAATGCGATAAAATCCAGGGGTTCCTTTTCAGTAAACCCCTGGACATTCCTGATGCGTTGGCATTACTCAAGCAAACGAATCGTACTTAG
- a CDS encoding dicarboxylate/amino acid:cation symporter: protein MGLVLWLAIFVVLLAALVTLKRVWHLSFSVRVSVSLLLGALFGLSLFFFGEESVSSQVRRWVALVGNGYVDLLRMLIIPLVPTSIIAGLLRLGNTHELRRMGVRTISLFLFTATLAGIIGLLVGSLFAVGQGMVVGELAERTPNTLGNIFAQFRAFIPSNPVRSAAEMQMIPLVVFSVFLGVAAITVKTKKSDAIKPFEQLLESFLQVVIELTKIVLRLTPYGVLALTSYWLSNTGLAAVAQLGLFVLAVVIACLLQIGLVYGGLLAFSAKINPIRFFKAASPAMLLAFSSRSSLGSLTMTINTMTDRLKVNSRVANFVGPLGAVMNMDACGGIFPAMVAVFAANAFGIELALSQYVLIVVVSIFASLGSAAVPMGATAFTIITLTTVGLPVEAVGLVAGVDFLVDMFRTMTNVTGDLTTSVVVANALGEFDRDAFNTQDLSKVATATAT, encoded by the coding sequence ATGGGACTGGTTCTTTGGTTGGCAATATTCGTGGTACTGCTTGCAGCATTGGTAACACTGAAGAGGGTGTGGCATCTTTCATTCTCTGTTAGGGTATCAGTGTCCTTGTTGCTTGGAGCGCTCTTTGGGCTTTCCCTGTTTTTCTTTGGTGAGGAGTCGGTCTCCTCCCAGGTTCGCCGATGGGTCGCTCTTGTCGGTAATGGGTATGTTGATCTGCTTCGTATGCTCATCATTCCCTTGGTCCCGACGAGTATCATCGCTGGGTTGCTGAGACTTGGCAATACCCATGAACTCAGAAGAATGGGAGTGAGAACCATCTCCCTCTTCTTATTTACAGCGACACTTGCCGGCATCATCGGACTTTTGGTGGGTAGTCTGTTTGCAGTTGGCCAAGGGATGGTGGTAGGAGAACTCGCAGAGCGTACTCCCAATACCTTGGGAAATATCTTTGCTCAGTTCAGGGCTTTCATTCCATCCAATCCCGTGCGCTCTGCTGCTGAAATGCAGATGATTCCTCTGGTTGTGTTCTCCGTCTTCCTTGGTGTTGCCGCAATTACCGTAAAGACAAAGAAGAGCGATGCGATCAAGCCGTTTGAGCAATTGTTGGAGAGTTTTCTCCAGGTCGTGATCGAGCTGACGAAGATTGTACTTCGCTTGACCCCGTATGGCGTTCTTGCACTCACCTCTTACTGGCTTTCGAATACAGGACTGGCAGCGGTGGCTCAGCTTGGGTTGTTTGTACTGGCAGTAGTAATTGCCTGCTTGCTGCAAATTGGGCTGGTATATGGCGGTTTGCTTGCGTTCTCGGCCAAGATCAACCCCATTAGGTTTTTCAAGGCAGCAAGTCCAGCAATGTTGCTTGCTTTCTCCAGCCGTTCGAGTTTGGGTTCCTTGACGATGACGATCAACACCATGACCGATAGGCTGAAAGTGAATTCCAGGGTCGCAAACTTCGTGGGACCGCTTGGGGCTGTGATGAACATGGATGCCTGTGGAGGTATTTTTCCTGCTATGGTAGCGGTGTTTGCTGCCAATGCCTTTGGTATTGAACTTGCACTCTCCCAGTATGTCTTAATTGTAGTGGTTTCCATATTTGCAAGCTTGGGCAGTGCCGCTGTTCCGATGGGAGCAACAGCTTTTACCATTATCACCCTCACCACGGTCGGACTTCCTGTTGAGGCGGTTGGCCTGGTAGCTGGTGTCGATTTCCTGGTGGATATGTTCAGGACCATGACCAATGTTACCGGAGACCTGACGACCTCTGTCGTTGTTGCAAACGCCCTTGGTGAATTCGATCGCGATGCGTTCAATACCCAGGATCTTAGCAAGGTTGCAACAGCAACGGCTACATAA
- a CDS encoding response regulator, with protein MYTLVIVDDETELLEGLTHYFPWESIGFSVSGSFTDARSALAFCKDHHPDVLLTDIRMPFMSGLQLIKELKQFPSPPQFCIMSAYDDFGYAKEAIGYGVLEYLVKPSSFEEIKQTFEKIRHVLDGSTPAMAPSSSFVPSNPLVTKTLAIIEKKLSSCTLQNIASELGVTTSYLSRLFKEETTQNFQEYLLTHKMEVAKQMLTSKVGYKNKEIAEALGYQDTQNFCRTFRKYWGTSPQQLKKEQGL; from the coding sequence ATGTATACCTTGGTAATCGTAGACGATGAAACAGAACTCCTGGAAGGGCTTACCCACTACTTCCCTTGGGAATCGATAGGGTTCTCAGTCTCTGGATCCTTCACTGATGCAAGAAGCGCCCTTGCCTTCTGCAAGGACCATCACCCAGACGTGCTCCTTACCGATATACGGATGCCCTTCATGAGTGGGCTCCAGTTGATCAAGGAACTGAAGCAGTTCCCTTCCCCACCCCAGTTCTGCATCATGAGTGCATATGATGACTTTGGCTATGCGAAAGAAGCTATCGGGTACGGGGTCCTGGAGTATCTGGTAAAACCATCCTCGTTTGAGGAGATTAAACAGACCTTTGAGAAAATCCGACACGTTTTGGACGGCTCTACACCGGCTATGGCTCCCTCCTCCTCATTTGTTCCGTCCAACCCCTTGGTCACAAAAACACTGGCGATCATTGAGAAGAAACTCAGCAGCTGTACCCTACAGAATATTGCCTCGGAGCTTGGTGTGACTACGAGTTATCTGAGCAGGCTGTTCAAGGAAGAGACTACCCAGAATTTCCAGGAGTATCTCTTGACCCATAAGATGGAAGTAGCAAAACAGATGCTCACCAGCAAAGTGGGCTATAAGAACAAGGAAATAGCGGAAGCCCTAGGGTATCAGGATACCCAGAACTTCTGCAGGACATTCCGCAAGTACTGGGGCACCAGTCCCCAACAGTTGAAGAAGGAACAGGGCTTATGA
- a CDS encoding alpha-galactosidase, whose product MKETRICIIGGGGRLWAIQFMKDLAYNTMTHGTLVLYDIDKEAAHNNVAVAEKVFKVNNSEGRFRVIAEDEIGKALTGCDLVIISIEPGKTECRYGDLVLPEEYGILQSVGDTTGPGGIMRARRAVPLFFEIAEQVKQYCPDAWVINYTNPMTLCTAALYKAFPEIKALGCCHEVFHTQNFLAEKVAEWFDVPVPDRREIKIDLTGVNHFTFVTKAFWKAHDLMPRLIELVQDSATFSDGTAVAKKRLEEEKWFDCDQKIALSFLRDFGSLGAAGDRHLAEFVPWFLTSDENLHTYGVIRTPYSWRERTAKEKRERVFKDEDLKAELTDEEGVDIMRCLMGDKTMVTNINRPNEGQISYLPKGRIVESNGVLGEDSIRPIVASDPPLAIQNLVRQVSDVQEMTLEAIWNKDDELLFSAFLSDPLMNLSRDKARELFEKMLEASDLKY is encoded by the coding sequence ATGAAAGAGACTCGTATCTGTATTATTGGAGGCGGTGGTCGCCTCTGGGCCATCCAATTCATGAAGGATCTTGCGTACAACACCATGACTCACGGTACCTTGGTTTTGTACGATATCGATAAGGAAGCTGCACACAACAACGTGGCAGTTGCAGAGAAGGTGTTCAAGGTAAACAACAGTGAGGGTCGTTTCCGCGTCATCGCAGAGGATGAAATTGGAAAAGCGCTTACTGGTTGTGATCTGGTAATCATCTCCATAGAACCAGGGAAGACCGAATGCCGCTATGGCGACCTTGTCCTCCCTGAGGAGTATGGGATTCTCCAGTCTGTAGGGGATACCACAGGTCCTGGTGGGATTATGCGCGCTCGCCGAGCCGTTCCCCTGTTCTTTGAGATCGCCGAGCAAGTCAAGCAATACTGTCCTGATGCCTGGGTGATCAACTACACCAATCCAATGACGCTCTGCACTGCAGCACTCTATAAGGCATTCCCCGAGATCAAGGCACTGGGCTGTTGCCATGAGGTATTCCATACCCAGAACTTCCTTGCTGAGAAGGTGGCTGAGTGGTTTGATGTACCAGTTCCCGATAGAAGGGAGATCAAGATTGATCTTACCGGGGTGAATCATTTCACCTTTGTGACCAAGGCTTTTTGGAAGGCCCATGACCTGATGCCCCGTCTCATTGAGCTTGTTCAGGATAGTGCTACCTTCAGTGATGGAACTGCTGTTGCCAAGAAGCGATTGGAGGAAGAGAAGTGGTTTGACTGCGACCAGAAGATTGCACTCAGTTTCTTGCGTGACTTTGGTTCCCTTGGGGCCGCTGGGGATCGCCACCTTGCCGAGTTCGTTCCTTGGTTCCTTACCAGTGATGAGAACCTGCATACCTATGGGGTGATCAGGACTCCTTATTCCTGGAGAGAGCGCACAGCGAAAGAGAAGCGGGAGCGCGTATTCAAGGATGAGGACCTGAAGGCAGAGCTTACTGATGAGGAAGGTGTGGATATCATGCGTTGCCTGATGGGTGATAAGACCATGGTCACCAATATCAATCGTCCCAATGAAGGGCAGATCAGTTATCTTCCCAAGGGCAGGATTGTTGAGAGCAATGGGGTATTGGGTGAAGATTCCATCCGCCCGATTGTCGCCAGTGATCCCCCGCTTGCTATCCAGAATCTGGTCAGGCAGGTCAGTGATGTACAGGAGATGACCCTAGAGGCAATCTGGAACAAGGATGATGAGTTGCTCTTCTCTGCGTTCCTCAGTGATCCACTGATGAATCTGAGCAGGGATAAGGCTAGGGAGTTGTTTGAGAAGATGCTTGAAGCATCTGATCTCAAATACTAA
- a CDS encoding histidine kinase, whose product MNKRIIRIFFRHSLPLVIVALLLGGGATLLTQNFIRSNSIRQANQKLAEVQAYYDVILDEMDSLSLMFSTNPEMMNRLQRVLSGGEEVNLDNYREFRLIRSFLAAPANARPYIHDIYVYLDNARELVLSSDLAFTALPYMEDSSWFQTYKELPSENQSYSQRVTLKEGTPIEQPIIRILRPITNPVNERIGVIVLDIKERSLSGAYQFQEGEILTVHNRDGQLLFSNPSNHREYAEEDMYYFQAFSGKYGWEYTLGIYEPMLYQLSTTLLYYTITLTVIALLLGLYLTHRTNRQERKFLANIMQQLSQVGDTDFTEEHPEKYRNIFDYLNHHVIRTFLEQDYLRWQTEAMEYRALQMQINPHFLFNTLDTINWKAVKLASGENDVSTMIQLLSKLLKYSLQVDDFSGVPLSKELEQTEYYIQLQHIRFKQAFTCEKDIDPSLLDVRVPAMLLQPILENAFNHGFREGEPLHITISATQVEDRMQIIVSNDGKSMSQEEVDAINQSKADVLKKKSSLGLLNINKRLMLFTQGKSPIVIASKEDAGVTVTLYLPLRREG is encoded by the coding sequence ATGAACAAACGTATCATCCGTATCTTCTTCCGCCACAGTCTCCCCTTGGTCATTGTAGCGCTTCTCTTGGGAGGAGGAGCAACCTTGCTGACCCAGAACTTCATCAGGAGCAACTCCATCAGGCAGGCGAACCAGAAGCTTGCTGAGGTTCAGGCTTACTATGATGTGATTCTTGATGAGATGGACAGCCTCTCCTTGATGTTCAGCACCAATCCCGAGATGATGAACCGCCTTCAGCGCGTTCTCAGCGGAGGAGAGGAGGTCAACTTGGACAACTATCGTGAATTCCGTCTCATCCGATCCTTCCTTGCAGCTCCTGCCAATGCAAGGCCCTATATCCATGACATCTACGTATACTTGGACAATGCTCGTGAGCTGGTACTCTCCAGTGATCTCGCGTTCACCGCGCTCCCGTATATGGAGGACTCCTCCTGGTTCCAAACGTACAAGGAGCTTCCCTCTGAGAACCAGAGTTACTCACAAAGGGTTACCCTCAAGGAAGGAACCCCGATAGAACAACCTATCATTCGCATCCTGAGACCGATCACAAACCCGGTCAATGAACGTATAGGAGTCATCGTCCTGGATATCAAGGAAAGGTCGCTTTCGGGGGCCTACCAGTTCCAGGAGGGAGAAATACTCACGGTTCATAACCGCGATGGGCAGCTGCTCTTTTCCAATCCAAGCAATCATAGGGAGTATGCAGAAGAGGACATGTATTACTTTCAAGCCTTCTCTGGAAAGTATGGTTGGGAATACACGCTTGGCATCTATGAGCCAATGCTTTACCAGCTCTCCACCACCCTGCTCTACTACACCATCACCCTCACGGTCATAGCACTTCTGCTGGGACTTTATCTTACCCACCGAACCAATCGGCAAGAGAGAAAGTTCCTTGCCAATATCATGCAACAGCTCAGTCAGGTCGGAGATACCGACTTCACCGAAGAACATCCAGAGAAGTATCGAAACATCTTTGATTACCTGAACCACCATGTTATCAGAACCTTCCTCGAACAGGACTACCTCAGGTGGCAGACAGAGGCAATGGAGTACCGTGCCCTGCAGATGCAGATCAATCCCCACTTTCTTTTCAACACCTTGGATACCATCAACTGGAAGGCGGTCAAACTTGCCTCAGGGGAGAACGATGTTTCCACCATGATCCAGCTTCTTTCAAAGCTGCTCAAATACTCGCTGCAGGTTGATGACTTCTCCGGCGTTCCCCTCTCCAAGGAACTCGAACAGACTGAATACTATATTCAGCTGCAACATATCCGTTTCAAGCAGGCTTTCACCTGTGAGAAGGATATCGACCCTTCACTCCTCGATGTACGCGTTCCGGCGATGCTTCTGCAGCCAATCCTGGAGAATGCTTTCAACCATGGGTTCCGGGAGGGAGAGCCCCTTCACATCACCATCAGTGCAACACAGGTGGAAGACAGGATGCAGATTATAGTTTCCAATGACGGGAAGAGCATGAGCCAGGAGGAGGTTGATGCGATCAACCAGAGCAAGGCAGATGTACTGAAGAAAAAAAGTTCCCTTGGGCTGTTGAACATCAATAAGCGTCTGATGCTCTTCACCCAAGGGAAGTCCCCGATTGTCATTGCAAGTAAGGAGGATGCCGGGGTTACGGTTACCCTGTATCTCCCACTCAGAAGAGAGGGATGA
- a CDS encoding ferritin family protein produces the protein MDLFEVAIKLEQEGIQFYTDLAKKAPDEGFANIFKMLADDEKKHESYFRALQKKSAPVAVNTTVIEAAKKVFKAFDPDSFPSATDQIPAYEEALAVEKKSIEFYKEQLPQVTDEEAKKALSLILSEEKRHYEVLKEMLKLITRPHRWVEDAEFGVREDY, from the coding sequence ATGGACCTATTTGAAGTAGCAATTAAACTGGAACAGGAAGGTATTCAGTTCTATACTGACCTTGCAAAAAAGGCACCAGACGAAGGTTTTGCAAACATCTTCAAGATGCTCGCTGATGACGAAAAAAAACATGAAAGTTATTTCCGTGCCCTACAGAAGAAGAGTGCACCAGTAGCAGTTAATACCACGGTAATAGAAGCAGCAAAGAAAGTCTTCAAGGCATTCGACCCAGATTCATTTCCCTCTGCAACTGATCAGATTCCTGCCTATGAAGAAGCTCTGGCTGTAGAGAAAAAGAGCATAGAGTTCTATAAGGAACAACTTCCACAGGTAACAGATGAAGAAGCCAAGAAAGCTCTCTCGCTTATCCTCTCAGAAGAGAAACGTCACTATGAAGTACTCAAGGAGATGCTTAAGCTTATTACCCGCCCTCATCGTTGGGTAGAGGACGCTGAGTTTGGCGTACGTGAAGACTACTAA